A portion of the Rhodopseudomonas sp. BAL398 genome contains these proteins:
- the cimA gene encoding citramalate synthase, with translation MKRERLFLFDTTLRDGAQTNGVDFTLHDKRKIAQMLDDLGIDYVEGGYPGANPTDSEFFAADQNLECATFTAFGMTRRPGRSASNDPGIALLLEAKADAICFVAKASEYQVRVALETTNEENIASIRDSVAAAKAKGREVLVDCEHFFDGYKANAEFALACARAAYESGARWVVLCDTNGGSMPDEVSDIVTEVTKHIPGDHVGIHAHNDTEQAVAVTFAAVRAGARQIQGTLNGLGERCGNANLCSMIPTLKLKKEFSERFEIGVSDDKLATLMKVSRALDDMLNRAPNPHAAYVGSSAFVTKTGIHASAVMKDPHTYEHVLPDAIGNHRKVLVSDQAGRSNVLAELARTNIAFDKSDPKLGRLVEEMKDREAAGYAYESADASFDLLARRTLGKVPEYFRVEQFDVNVEQRYNSHGERVTVAMAVVKVEVEGQTLISAAEGNGPVNALDVALRKDLGKYQKYIDRLRLVDYRVRILNGGTEAVTRVLIESEDEDGQRWTTIGVSPNIIDASFQALMDSVIYKLVKANAPA, from the coding sequence ATGAAACGCGAACGTCTGTTTCTGTTCGACACCACGCTGCGCGACGGCGCGCAGACCAACGGCGTCGATTTCACTTTGCATGACAAGCGCAAGATCGCTCAGATGCTCGACGATCTCGGCATCGATTATGTCGAGGGCGGCTATCCCGGCGCCAATCCGACCGACAGCGAATTTTTCGCGGCCGATCAGAATCTCGAGTGCGCCACCTTCACGGCGTTCGGGATGACGCGACGGCCCGGCCGCTCGGCGTCGAACGATCCCGGCATCGCGCTGCTGCTCGAGGCCAAGGCCGACGCGATCTGCTTTGTGGCCAAGGCGTCGGAGTATCAGGTCCGCGTCGCGCTGGAGACCACCAACGAGGAAAACATCGCCTCGATCCGCGACAGCGTCGCGGCGGCGAAGGCCAAGGGCCGCGAGGTGCTGGTCGATTGCGAGCATTTCTTCGACGGCTACAAGGCCAATGCCGAATTCGCGCTGGCCTGCGCCAGGGCCGCTTATGAATCCGGCGCGCGCTGGGTGGTGCTGTGCGACACCAATGGCGGCTCGATGCCGGACGAGGTCTCCGACATCGTCACCGAGGTGACCAAGCATATCCCCGGCGATCATGTCGGCATCCACGCCCACAACGACACCGAGCAGGCCGTCGCGGTGACCTTCGCGGCGGTCCGCGCCGGGGCGCGGCAGATCCAGGGCACGCTGAACGGGCTGGGCGAGCGCTGCGGCAACGCCAATCTGTGCTCGATGATTCCGACCCTGAAGCTGAAAAAGGAGTTTTCCGAGCGCTTCGAGATCGGCGTGTCGGATGACAAGCTGGCGACGCTGATGAAAGTCTCGCGCGCGCTCGACGACATGCTGAACCGGGCGCCGAATCCGCACGCCGCCTATGTCGGCTCCAGCGCCTTCGTCACCAAGACCGGGATTCACGCCTCCGCGGTGATGAAGGACCCGCACACTTACGAGCATGTGCTGCCCGACGCGATTGGCAATCACCGCAAGGTGCTGGTGTCGGATCAGGCCGGCCGATCCAACGTGCTGGCCGAGTTGGCGCGCACCAACATTGCCTTCGACAAGAGTGATCCCAAGCTCGGCCGGCTGGTCGAGGAGATGAAGGATCGCGAGGCCGCCGGCTATGCCTATGAATCCGCCGACGCCTCGTTCGATCTGCTGGCGCGGCGCACGCTCGGCAAGGTGCCGGAATATTTCCGGGTCGAGCAATTCGACGTCAATGTCGAGCAGCGCTACAATTCGCACGGCGAGCGCGTCACCGTGGCGATGGCGGTGGTCAAGGTCGAGGTCGAAGGCCAAACCCTGATCTCGGCCGCCGAGGGCAACGGCCCGGTCAACGCGCTCGACGTCGCGCTGCGCAAGGATCTCGGCAAGTATCAGAAATATATCGATCGGCTGCGGCTGGTCGATTACCGGGTGCGTATCCTCAATGGTGGCACCGAGGCGGTGACCCGGGTGCTGATCGAGAGCGAGGACGAGGACGGCCAGCGCTGGACCACGATCGGGGTGTCGCCCAATATCATCGACGCCTCGTTCCAGGCGCTGATGGATTCGGTGATCTACAAGCTGGTGAAGGCCAACGCGCCGGCGTGA
- a CDS encoding GNAT family N-acetyltransferase, with the protein MGQAMPKPALRPLLPVDVPVLAAIFVASVEQLTGDDYSEPQQQAWASAVDDEPKFGARLAGQLTLVATLQNAPVGFASLKGPDHIDLLYVHPGAVGQGVAAMLCDALEKLAGARGAQKLTVDASDNASEFFAKRGYVATQRNTVTINGEWLANTSMQKTLAAGAAPGAPS; encoded by the coding sequence ATGGGACAAGCCATGCCGAAACCGGCGTTGCGGCCGCTGCTGCCGGTGGATGTGCCGGTGCTGGCCGCGATCTTTGTTGCGTCGGTCGAGCAATTGACCGGCGACGATTACAGCGAACCACAGCAGCAGGCCTGGGCCAGCGCGGTCGATGATGAGCCGAAATTCGGCGCGCGGCTGGCCGGCCAATTGACGCTGGTGGCGACGCTGCAAAACGCGCCGGTCGGCTTCGCCTCGCTCAAGGGGCCCGATCATATCGACCTGCTTTATGTGCATCCGGGCGCGGTCGGGCAGGGCGTCGCCGCGATGCTGTGCGACGCGCTGGAAAAGCTCGCCGGCGCTCGCGGCGCGCAGAAGCTCACGGTCGACGCCAGCGACAATGCCTCGGAATTCTTCGCCAAGCGCGGCTATGTCGCCACCCAGCGCAACACCGTCACCATCAACGGCGAATGGCTCGCCAACACCTCGATGCAAAAGACGCTCGCCGCTGGCGCCGCGCCGGGAGCACCATCATGA
- the cysS gene encoding cysteine--tRNA ligase, whose protein sequence is MALRLYDTLTKQKRDFVPIDPQNVRMYVCGPTVYDFAHIGNARPVIVFDVLFRLLRHLYGENHVTYVRNITDVDDKINDRATRDFPGLPLNEAIRKVTEKTEAQFHADVDALGCLRPTVEPRATDFVMPRADGKADMVTLIKQLIARGHAYEAGGEVLFDTQSMPDYGALSGRKLDEQQAGARIAVDSHKKHANDFVLWKQSSENEPGWDSPWGRGRPGWHIECSAMSAAYLGQVFDIHGGGLDLIFPHHENEIAQSRCAHGTPTMANYWMHNGFLQVEGEKMSKSLGNFVTIRELLETEKFGGDSWAGEILRLAMLKTHYRSPIDWTVKALDENHKVLWDWYRDTDGAIPTAEVSSEILECLADDLNVSGAIAAMHALRKEKRFGELAAAMNFLGFSNRESVLARRPVGARINVPAASAQASVGSVTVVATPLSNGEIEKEIAARAAARARKDFAESDRIRDELAAMGIAIKDGKDADGKPVTTWEIAR, encoded by the coding sequence ATGGCGTTGCGCCTCTACGATACGTTGACCAAGCAGAAGCGGGATTTCGTCCCGATCGATCCGCAGAATGTGCGGATGTATGTCTGCGGCCCGACGGTCTACGACTTCGCCCATATCGGCAATGCCAGGCCGGTCATCGTGTTCGACGTCTTGTTCCGGCTGCTGCGGCATCTCTACGGCGAAAACCACGTCACCTATGTCCGCAACATCACCGACGTCGACGACAAGATCAACGATCGCGCCACGCGCGACTTTCCCGGCCTGCCGCTGAACGAGGCGATCCGCAAGGTTACCGAGAAGACCGAGGCCCAGTTCCACGCCGACGTCGACGCGCTGGGCTGCCTGCGGCCGACGGTAGAGCCACGGGCGACCGACTTCGTGATGCCGCGCGCCGACGGCAAGGCCGACATGGTGACGCTGATCAAGCAGTTGATCGCGCGCGGCCATGCCTATGAGGCCGGCGGCGAGGTGCTGTTCGATACTCAGTCGATGCCGGATTACGGCGCGCTGTCGGGCCGCAAGCTCGACGAGCAGCAGGCCGGCGCCCGGATCGCGGTCGACTCGCACAAGAAGCACGCCAACGATTTTGTGCTGTGGAAGCAGTCGTCAGAAAACGAACCCGGCTGGGACAGCCCGTGGGGCCGGGGCCGCCCCGGCTGGCACATCGAATGCTCGGCGATGAGCGCCGCTTATCTGGGTCAAGTGTTCGACATCCACGGCGGCGGCCTCGATTTGATCTTCCCGCACCACGAAAACGAAATCGCCCAATCGCGCTGCGCCCACGGCACGCCGACCATGGCGAACTACTGGATGCACAACGGCTTCCTGCAGGTCGAAGGCGAGAAGATGTCGAAGAGCCTGGGGAATTTCGTGACGATCAGGGAGTTGCTGGAGACGGAAAAGTTTGGCGGTGATAGCTGGGCCGGAGAAATACTGCGTCTAGCAATGCTCAAGACGCACTACAGGTCGCCGATTGATTGGACAGTCAAGGCGTTGGACGAGAATCACAAGGTGCTATGGGATTGGTATCGCGACACTGACGGGGCAATCCCCACAGCGGAAGTTTCGTCTGAAATTCTCGAATGTTTGGCCGATGACCTCAATGTATCTGGCGCAATTGCCGCGATGCATGCTCTACGAAAAGAAAAGAGATTCGGAGAACTGGCTGCTGCAATGAACTTTCTCGGTTTTTCGAACCGAGAGTCTGTTCTTGCGCGCCGACCGGTCGGCGCGCGCATTAACGTTCCTGCGGCTAGCGCACAAGCTTCGGTCGGCAGTGTTACGGTTGTGGCGACGCCTCTGAGCAACGGAGAAATCGAAAAAGAGATCGCCGCCCGCGCCGCCGCTCGCGCCCGAAAAGACTTCGCCGAATCCGACCGCATCCGCGACGAGCTCGCCGCGATGGGCATTGCGATCAAGGACGGCAAGGATGCCGACGGCAAGCCGGTGACGACGTGGGAAATCGCGCGATGA
- a CDS encoding DUF2865 domain-containing protein, with protein MPDMFKTPSFAPRRHWLTAIVLLGLSTLSPAAFAQQGYPQQGYPQQGGQPNPMCPRLEAQLASIDRGGGDPAKAEQIRRFEDAASRQQRELDRVSQQAKRMGCDSSGFFSMFNGQSAECGPLNNQIQQMRGNLDQITASLERLRVGGGNPDRDNQRRSVLLALAQNNCGPQYANQARESGSFLDNLFGNNGGNGGADIAPPPAGELGPRAGTFRTVCARSCDGYYFPISFATVPGRFADDEMTCKNLCPAADATLFTYRNPGEDMHQAVSINGTPYASTPNAFRYRKEFIPTCSCKAAGQTWSEALKNIDNKSAVPNGDIIVTEESAKKMAQPKAAPKSSAAPAATPAAAPAAADPNKPIRSVGPTYLPTVR; from the coding sequence ATGCCGGATATGTTCAAGACCCCCTCCTTCGCCCCGCGACGCCATTGGCTGACGGCCATCGTGCTGCTGGGGCTGTCGACGCTGAGCCCTGCCGCCTTCGCGCAGCAGGGCTATCCGCAGCAAGGCTATCCTCAGCAAGGCGGCCAGCCCAATCCGATGTGTCCGCGGCTGGAGGCGCAGCTCGCCTCAATCGACCGCGGCGGCGGCGATCCGGCCAAGGCCGAGCAGATCCGCCGCTTCGAAGACGCAGCCTCCCGGCAGCAGCGCGAACTCGATCGGGTGTCGCAGCAGGCCAAGCGGATGGGCTGCGACAGTTCGGGTTTCTTCTCGATGTTCAACGGCCAGTCGGCCGAGTGCGGCCCGCTCAACAACCAGATCCAGCAGATGCGCGGCAATCTCGACCAGATCACCGCCAGCCTGGAGCGGCTGCGCGTTGGCGGCGGTAATCCCGATCGCGACAATCAGCGCCGCTCGGTGCTGCTGGCGCTGGCGCAGAACAATTGCGGGCCGCAATACGCCAATCAGGCCCGCGAATCCGGCAGTTTCCTCGACAATCTGTTCGGCAACAACGGCGGCAATGGCGGCGCCGACATCGCCCCGCCGCCGGCCGGCGAACTCGGGCCGCGGGCCGGCACCTTCCGCACCGTGTGCGCGCGCAGCTGCGACGGCTATTATTTCCCGATCTCCTTCGCCACCGTGCCGGGCCGCTTCGCCGACGACGAGATGACCTGCAAGAATCTGTGCCCGGCCGCCGACGCCACGCTGTTCACCTATCGCAATCCCGGCGAGGACATGCACCAGGCAGTCTCGATCAACGGCACGCCCTATGCCTCGACGCCCAATGCGTTCCGCTACCGCAAGGAATTCATTCCGACCTGTTCGTGCAAGGCGGCGGGCCAGACCTGGTCGGAAGCGCTGAAGAACATCGACAATAAGTCCGCGGTCCCAAATGGCGATATCATCGTCACCGAGGAGAGCGCCAAGAAGATGGCCCAGCCCAAAGCCGCGCCGAAGTCGAGCGCAGCACCGGCCGCCACCCCGGCCGCCGCGCCCGCCGCCGCCGATCCCAACAAGCCGATCCGCTCCGTCGGGCCGACCTATCTGCCCACCGTGCGCTGA
- a CDS encoding NAD+ synthase, protein MTDTQFTITLAQLNPTVGDIAGNAAMARAARAQAAADGADLIVFPELFVAGYPPEDLVLKPSFQAACRAAIEQLARDTVGEGPAVLIGTPWVDGGKLYNACALLDGGRIAALRYKVNLPNYGVFDEKRVFCRGPVSGPVTIRGVRIGVPICEDTWMEESADYENVVECLAETGAEFLIVPNGSPYTREKADMRLSVSVARVTESDLPLVYLNQVGGQDELVFDGGSFVLNADRTLGAQLPAFVESVTTLRMVKGDAGWRCDGPIAKLPDEDEADYAACVLGLRDYVRKNGFPGVLMGVSGGIDSALCAAIAVDALGAERVRGVMLPFRFTAQVSLDDAAELATRLGIGYEVLPIAAAVNGFEDILKDTFKGLPRDITEENLQARTRGTLLMAISNKTGAMVVTTGNKSEMSVGYATLYGDMNGGFNPIKDLYKTQVFRLSTLRNGWKPDGALGPSGEVIPVNIITRPPTAELREDQTDQDSLPPYDILDGILERLVEREEPLADIIAAGFDRDTVLRIDRLLNIAEYKRRQAAPGVKVTRKNFGRDRRYPITNKFRDPGEAPAAPDETLVSRAGRASSEAFEG, encoded by the coding sequence ATGACCGACACCCAATTCACCATCACCCTGGCGCAGCTCAATCCCACGGTCGGCGACATCGCGGGCAATGCCGCGATGGCACGCGCCGCGCGGGCGCAGGCGGCGGCCGACGGCGCCGATCTGATCGTGTTTCCCGAATTGTTCGTCGCCGGCTATCCGCCCGAGGATCTGGTGCTGAAGCCCTCGTTCCAGGCCGCCTGCCGTGCGGCGATCGAGCAGCTGGCGCGCGACACCGTCGGCGAGGGGCCGGCGGTGCTGATCGGCACCCCCTGGGTCGATGGCGGCAAGCTCTATAATGCCTGCGCGCTGCTCGATGGCGGGCGGATCGCGGCGCTGCGTTACAAGGTCAATCTGCCGAATTACGGCGTGTTCGACGAGAAGCGGGTGTTTTGTCGCGGCCCGGTATCCGGCCCGGTGACGATCCGCGGCGTCCGCATCGGCGTGCCGATCTGCGAAGACACCTGGATGGAGGAATCCGCCGACTACGAAAACGTGGTCGAGTGCCTGGCCGAGACCGGCGCCGAATTCCTGATCGTGCCCAATGGTTCGCCCTATACCCGCGAAAAGGCCGATATGCGGCTGTCGGTGTCGGTGGCGCGGGTCACCGAGAGCGACCTGCCGCTGGTCTATCTCAACCAGGTCGGCGGCCAGGACGAATTGGTGTTCGACGGCGGCTCCTTCGTGCTCAATGCCGACCGCACGCTGGGGGCGCAGCTGCCGGCCTTTGTCGAAAGCGTGACCACGCTGCGGATGGTCAAGGGCGATGCCGGCTGGCGCTGTGACGGGCCGATCGCCAAGCTGCCGGACGAGGACGAGGCCGACTACGCCGCCTGCGTGCTGGGCCTGCGCGATTATGTGCGCAAGAACGGCTTTCCCGGCGTGCTGATGGGCGTCTCCGGCGGCATCGATTCGGCGCTGTGCGCGGCGATCGCCGTCGACGCGCTGGGCGCCGAGCGGGTGCGCGGCGTGATGCTGCCGTTCCGCTTCACCGCGCAGGTCTCGCTCGACGACGCCGCCGAGCTCGCGACCAGGCTCGGCATCGGCTACGAGGTGCTGCCGATCGCCGCCGCCGTCAACGGCTTCGAGGACATCCTCAAAGACACTTTCAAAGGCCTGCCGCGCGACATCACCGAGGAAAACCTGCAGGCCCGTACCCGCGGCACGCTGTTGATGGCGATCTCCAACAAGACCGGCGCGATGGTGGTGACCACCGGCAACAAGTCGGAAATGTCGGTCGGCTACGCCACGCTGTATGGCGACATGAATGGCGGCTTCAACCCGATCAAGGATCTTTACAAGACCCAGGTGTTTCGGCTGAGCACGCTGCGCAACGGCTGGAAACCCGACGGCGCGCTGGGGCCGTCCGGCGAGGTGATCCCGGTCAACATCATCACCAGGCCGCCGACCGCCGAATTGCGCGAGGACCAGACCGACCAGGATTCGCTGCCGCCCTACGACATCCTCGATGGCATTCTGGAGCGGCTGGTGGAGCGCGAGGAGCCGCTGGCCGACATCATTGCCGCCGGCTTCGATCGCGACACTGTGCTGCGCATCGACCGGCTGTTGAACATCGCCGAATACAAGCGCCGCCAGGCCGCCCCCGGCGTCAAAGTCACCCGCAAGAATTTCGGCCGCGACCGCCGCTACCCGATCACCAACAAGTTTCGCGATCCCGGCGAAGCGCCAGCCGCGCCCGACGAGACGTTGGTGAGCCGCGCCGGCCGCGCCTCCAGCGAGGCGTTCGAGGGGTAG
- a CDS encoding diacylglycerol kinase, whose product MLRFWRATINSRNGLAFAIRSEQAIREELIALALAVPLAFLVGATAMRRVELIAVVVLVLVVELLNTAIEKLADRLTTEQDPQIGRVKDMGSAAVGVALAMAGLFWLFALGERVGLL is encoded by the coding sequence ATGCTGCGGTTCTGGCGGGCGACGATCAATTCCCGCAATGGGCTGGCCTTCGCGATCCGCTCCGAACAGGCGATCCGCGAGGAGCTGATCGCGCTGGCGCTGGCAGTGCCGCTGGCCTTTTTGGTCGGCGCCACCGCGATGCGCCGCGTCGAGCTGATCGCCGTCGTGGTGCTGGTGCTGGTGGTCGAATTGCTCAACACCGCGATCGAGAAACTGGCCGATCGCCTGACCACCGAACAGGATCCGCAGATCGGCCGGGTCAAGGACATGGGCTCCGCCGCCGTCGGCGTGGCTTTGGCAATGGCCGGCCTATTCTGGCTGTTCGCGCTCGGTGAGCGCGTGGGGCTGCTGTAG
- a CDS encoding class II 3-deoxy-7-phosphoheptulonate synthase, whose product MSERWTPDSWRSKPVQQMPSYPDAKALADVEAQLATFPPLVFAGEARNLKKELARVCAGEAFLLQGGDCAESFAEHGANNIRDLFRVFLQMAIVLTYAGASPVVKVGRIAGQFAKPRSSNTEKRDGVELPSYRGDIINDIGFTPEARIPDPRRQMDAYRQSAATLNLLRAFAKGGYASVENVHQWMLQSVSGSPQSKAYADLADRVSGALDFMRACGLTFAVDSSLGTTDFYTSHEALLLGYEQAFTRVDSTTGDWYATSGHMLWIGDRTRQLDHAHIEYFRGIKNPIGLKCGPSLKPDELLKLIDVLNPANEPGRLTLIGRFGADKVGDHLPAMIRAVQREGRKVVWSCDPMHGNTITSNSGYKTRPFDRILSEVKSFFTIHAAEGSHAGGVHLEMTGQDVTECIGGARAIIDEDLHNRYHTACDPRLNAGQSIDIAFLIAELLKQGRIRKANPLPAAAGL is encoded by the coding sequence ATGTCCGAACGCTGGACACCCGACAGCTGGCGCAGCAAGCCGGTTCAGCAGATGCCGTCTTATCCGGATGCGAAAGCATTGGCGGATGTCGAGGCGCAGCTGGCGACGTTTCCGCCGCTGGTTTTTGCAGGTGAGGCGCGCAACCTGAAGAAGGAGCTGGCCCGGGTTTGCGCCGGTGAAGCCTTCCTGCTGCAGGGCGGCGATTGCGCCGAAAGCTTCGCCGAACATGGCGCCAACAATATCCGCGATCTGTTCAGGGTGTTCCTGCAGATGGCGATCGTGCTGACCTATGCGGGCGCCTCGCCGGTGGTGAAGGTCGGCCGCATCGCCGGCCAATTCGCCAAGCCGCGCTCGTCCAACACCGAAAAGCGCGACGGCGTCGAATTGCCGAGCTATCGCGGCGACATTATCAACGACATCGGCTTCACGCCGGAGGCGCGGATTCCCGATCCGCGGCGCCAGATGGATGCCTATCGGCAGTCGGCGGCGACGCTGAACCTGCTGCGCGCCTTCGCCAAGGGCGGCTATGCCAGCGTCGAGAATGTGCATCAATGGATGCTGCAATCGGTGTCCGGCTCGCCGCAGTCCAAGGCCTATGCGGATCTGGCCGACCGGGTCTCCGGCGCGCTGGATTTCATGCGCGCTTGCGGGCTGACCTTCGCGGTCGATTCCTCGCTCGGTACCACCGATTTCTACACCAGCCACGAGGCGCTGCTGCTCGGCTATGAGCAGGCCTTCACGCGGGTCGATTCCACCACCGGCGATTGGTACGCGACGAGCGGCCACATGCTGTGGATCGGCGATCGCACCCGGCAGCTCGACCACGCCCATATCGAATATTTCCGCGGCATCAAGAATCCGATCGGGCTGAAATGCGGCCCGTCGCTGAAGCCCGATGAATTGTTGAAGCTGATCGACGTGCTCAATCCGGCTAACGAGCCCGGCCGGCTGACGCTGATCGGCCGCTTCGGTGCCGACAAGGTCGGCGATCATCTGCCGGCGATGATCCGCGCCGTGCAGCGCGAGGGCCGCAAAGTGGTGTGGTCGTGCGATCCGATGCACGGCAACACCATCACGTCGAATTCCGGCTACAAGACCCGGCCGTTCGACCGCATCCTGTCGGAGGTGAAGTCGTTCTTCACCATCCACGCCGCCGAAGGCAGCCATGCCGGCGGCGTGCATCTGGAAATGACCGGGCAGGACGTCACCGAATGCATCGGCGGCGCGCGCGCGATCATCGACGAGGATCTGCACAATCGCTACCACACCGCCTGCGATCCGCGACTCAATGCCGGCCAGTCGATCGACATCGCCTTCCTGATCGCCGAATTGTTGAAGCAGGGCCGTATCCGCAAGGCCAATCCGCTGCCGGCCGCCGCGGGGCTGTAG
- a CDS encoding TadE/TadG family type IV pilus assembly protein, whose amino-acid sequence MLPISNLARRFYRNENGNIAVIFALALLPVLILIGCAVDYARATQLRAKLQAAADAASIAAVARQSETAKAFLQMTKDGEVEGGATEAKLMFDGNIDGLTGFTLKEFKATVKKSSSQLTAVTEFTADVPTMFLGVINKTVLTIGGSSTSTSGMPLYIDFYLLLDNSPSMGVGATKADVDIMVEATKNKSSDSKCAFACHDTENSNNYYKLAKSKGVKMRIDRLRDATVQLMDTARSTATYSDQYRMAIYDFNRSASAAQSAAVRKLGALTSNMSDAKIAASSTDLMTVNGQNEYNDQDTSFTEIFKAMDKEIPAAGPGTKNAPQKYLFFVSDGVADEANSSCAKKKTGNRCQSPINTKLCQTIKDSDVKIAVLYTTYLELPTNDWYKEWIAPFNKGPFGPSPNSEIANNMRACSSDGLYFEVSQDEDISAAMNALFQKAVANARISR is encoded by the coding sequence ATGCTACCTATTTCAAATCTCGCGCGACGATTTTACCGCAACGAGAACGGCAATATTGCCGTCATATTCGCCTTGGCGCTGCTGCCGGTCTTGATACTCATTGGATGCGCGGTCGATTATGCACGCGCCACTCAACTTCGCGCCAAATTACAGGCTGCCGCCGACGCGGCGAGCATCGCCGCGGTCGCACGACAATCGGAGACCGCCAAGGCCTTCTTGCAAATGACGAAAGATGGCGAGGTTGAAGGCGGAGCCACCGAGGCAAAGCTCATGTTCGATGGAAACATCGATGGCCTCACCGGCTTCACCCTGAAAGAGTTCAAGGCGACGGTCAAAAAGAGCTCGTCGCAATTGACCGCCGTCACTGAATTCACGGCGGATGTTCCGACGATGTTTCTTGGCGTGATCAACAAAACGGTTCTGACCATTGGCGGAAGTTCGACCTCGACCTCGGGCATGCCGCTCTATATCGACTTCTACCTTCTGCTCGACAACTCGCCGTCGATGGGCGTGGGTGCGACAAAGGCCGACGTCGACATCATGGTCGAGGCTACGAAGAACAAGTCCTCAGATTCCAAATGCGCCTTCGCCTGCCACGACACCGAGAATTCAAATAATTATTACAAGCTTGCCAAGAGCAAAGGTGTAAAAATGCGGATCGACCGGCTGCGCGACGCCACCGTTCAGTTGATGGATACGGCGCGCAGCACCGCGACCTATTCAGACCAGTACCGCATGGCGATTTATGACTTCAACCGGTCCGCCTCGGCTGCACAGTCGGCCGCCGTCAGGAAGCTCGGGGCTCTCACCTCCAACATGTCCGACGCCAAGATTGCCGCCAGCTCCACCGACCTGATGACCGTGAATGGCCAGAACGAGTACAACGATCAGGACACCAGTTTCACCGAAATCTTCAAGGCGATGGACAAGGAGATCCCCGCGGCCGGCCCAGGCACGAAGAATGCGCCGCAGAAATACCTCTTCTTTGTTTCCGATGGCGTCGCCGATGAAGCCAATTCCAGTTGCGCCAAAAAGAAGACCGGAAACCGCTGTCAGTCCCCGATCAACACAAAGCTCTGCCAGACCATCAAAGACAGCGACGTCAAGATCGCGGTCCTCTACACCACCTATCTCGAGCTCCCCACCAACGATTGGTACAAGGAGTGGATTGCGCCTTTCAACAAGGGGCCTTTTGGCCCGTCGCCGAACAGCGAAATCGCCAACAACATGAGAGCCTGCTCTTCGGACGGCCTGTATTTCGAGGTCAGTCAGGACGAAGACATTTCTGCCGCGATGAATGCGCTATTTCAAAAGGCCGTCGCCAATGCCCGCATCTCTCGCTGA
- a CDS encoding site-2 protease family protein, translated as MYYDIAIAIFAVYGILAIHELGHLVVARAFGIRTFGLTLGVGPKLVGFRCPLGVHWTIAALPIGSSCKLSAVAGAGPDNVQTAPAGRALADTSIGERAAIYAAGPVMNICVAVGLIGARSWSNGEFSLSWIERAEATTIALIAGISILIGLFNLLPILPLDGGVLALLALEARRGKPLSRRSESHFRTVGQGLITAASVSIAILFALRYWHLI; from the coding sequence ATGTATTACGACATTGCGATTGCGATATTCGCCGTCTACGGAATCCTGGCCATCCATGAACTCGGCCATCTCGTTGTCGCACGAGCCTTCGGGATTCGCACCTTTGGTCTGACGCTCGGCGTCGGACCCAAGCTCGTCGGATTTCGTTGTCCCTTGGGGGTCCATTGGACGATCGCTGCGCTGCCGATCGGCAGCAGCTGCAAGCTTTCCGCAGTCGCGGGCGCCGGTCCAGACAACGTCCAGACGGCACCGGCGGGCCGAGCCCTCGCGGATACCTCGATCGGCGAACGCGCCGCGATCTACGCGGCCGGCCCCGTGATGAACATCTGTGTGGCGGTCGGGCTGATCGGGGCGAGGAGCTGGAGCAATGGCGAGTTCTCGTTGTCGTGGATCGAACGCGCGGAAGCGACGACGATCGCGTTGATCGCAGGCATTTCGATCTTGATCGGCCTCTTCAATCTATTGCCGATCTTGCCATTGGACGGCGGGGTTCTGGCACTGCTTGCGCTCGAAGCCAGACGGGGCAAGCCGCTGAGCCGCCGCAGCGAGAGCCATTTTCGTACTGTGGGGCAAGGCTTGATCACAGCGGCGAGCGTGTCGATCGCGATCTTGTTCGCGCTGCGCTACTGGCATCTGATCTAG